The genomic DNA ATGGGGTGATTGGAGAATGGAACGATACGGCCGAAATGGTTGCAGAAATTAACGAAAAGACGTATTACATCCCGATCGACGACCTTTTCACCGATGAGGATAGCGACGCGCTCTTCTCCAATGATAAATTGCACCCGAACCAAAAAGGGTACAGTAAAATGGCGAACCGTATCCAGGATTATGTACAATTGCCAGAGGAGGACTGATCCTCCTCTTTACATAATGAAGGTGATACCGAAATATAAAATAGCGGATATCCCTACTGCGATCAACGCGGCTTTAAGCTTGAACCTTGCGTATTCCATTACTTGAAGGTTTAAGATTCGACTGATCGTATTGATATCATCACTCAACGGGGACGCGAACGATCCGAAGGTTCCACTTGCAAATACTGCTCCGATTACGAGTGGTAATGAAACATCTGCCATGGAGGCCATCGAAATCCCCAAGGGCATGATGATACCCCACGTCCCCCAGGCTGAACCGATGAAATAGGAGACAGCTGATCCAAATAGGAAAAGGATCGGCGGGACAAGTATGGCTGGTATCCAGGAAGCATTTTCAGTGATGAATGCTGAAAAACCGAGATCCTCAGTAACAGATGCAAGTCCCCAAATGATTGAAAGCAGCAGAATGACGGACATCAGATTGTTACCTCCGAAAACGAAGCTTTCAATCAACATCTTTAATTCGAAATTCTGAAAAAGGTAGAAGAGGACTGTCAATAACGTCGTAATCAACAAGGCGATGACCATCGCATCTAAAACGTTCGCCTTGATAAATGCTTGGAAAAAACCAAAGCCTTTTTGAGCCCCATCATACCAGGTTAGAGCTAGCGTTAGGATGATGACGACGAATAGAGGAAGCAATAAATTCAATGGTTTTGACGGAAGGTCGAGTGAAACTGCTGGATCACAATTATGCCAATCATCTTCGTCCTTCTCATCGGAAGGCTCCTCTTGTTCTCCATCAGAAGAATGATGAAAGAAACTAAGATAGATCCCTACGAGGAAGATTGAGATGGCAAAGAAATTGAAGGGTATACTTTGGATGAACAGTCTGTATGGATCTCCTTCTAAATTTTGATTATGAAGACCGAGCTCAATGACTGAAACCATATAACCGACAAATGCGGTCGCAATCGGAATCAACACAATGATTGGAGTTGTGGTGGTTTCAATGACAAAGCCTAATTCTTTCTTAGTCATACTCACACGTTTCATCAATGCCCGCATGATCGGGCCGATTGTGACGAATCGGAAACTTGGAGCACTGAATGTTCCGAGTGTTGAGACATATGTTAGGAGTATAGCTTCCTTTTTCGTATCGACTCTTTCCGAAGCAGCTTCAACAAAGCCCTTGATCCCTCCGGCGATTTTGATCATACCGACAAGACCAGAAAAAACATAAAGGAAAACGATGATTTTGATGTTGTTCTTATCAACCAGTGCGGTTACAAGATAAGTAAGCATCGTTTCTATACCGCCGATCGGAGAAGGATTACTCAAATAAGCACCCGCAATCAGACCGACAAGGATACCTGGTAGTACTTGTTTCGTAAGCATGGCTATGGGAATGACTACTAAGAAGGGGATGATGGATATCCAATTTCCGTCCATGTAAATCACCTAAGTCCTTTATGATGTGAACTTTTATAGCTTGCGGATTCAATTGCATTTTATACTTTAGAAAAAACGGAGGGGAACACGATGATATTAGTACAAGACAAGTTGATGGAACAGAAGGAATTACATATCGGAATGGAAGATCGGGGCTACCAATTCGGGGACGGCATCTATGAGGTGATCCGTATTTACAACGGTTGTTTTTTCGGTATGGATGAACATTTGACACGTCTAGAAAGAAGTGCAAGGGAACTTCAGATGAGCCTGCCCTACGCAAAAGATTTGTTGAAAAAGCGTTTAGAGGATCTTGCAGCTGTTAACAATGTAAAAGACGGACAAGTTTATTTGCAGGTGACAAGAGGGGTTGCAGAAAGGACACACCACTTCCCGGATCACGCGGACGGTGTTCTTATCGCTTATACGAAAGAGGCTCCAAGACCTTATCAAAAAATGGCGGACGGCATCGGGGTCATCACGACAGAGGACATTCGTTGGTTGAGATGTGACATCAAGAGTCTGAACCTGTTGGGGAATGTGTTGAGTAAACAAAAAGCGAAGGATGCAGGGTGTGATGAAGCGATTCTAATACGGGACGGGATCGTCACGGAAGGAAGTTCATCCAACGTCTTCATTGTAAAAGAGGGTGAATTGGTGACTCATCCCGCGGATAACCTGATATTGAATGGAATAACACGCAATGTTTTGTTCAAGATTGCTGAAGAATCCCAGCTCAATGTCGTTGAAAAGAAATTTGGAATGGATGATTTATTGAATGCAGATGAAGTGATGATTACAAGTACAACAATGGAAATCACTCCTGTCGTCACCATCGATGGTAAACCTGTCCAAGACGGTAAGCCTGGTCCAATAACGAAACGATTGCAGGAAAAATTCAATCTCCGTATCCATGAAGTGCAAAGTGTTGAAAATTGATTTCTTGTTTTTCTGATACAACCATGATATATTTTAATCTGAATGAATAACCGGTAGCTCATATAATGAACGTAAACATGGTGAGGCACTTCCGGAACCGGGAAGTGCTTTTGTATGTCTTGAATCTCCAATTGTTTACGGAATTGAAAACAGTGGAACTTTCAATAATAAGAGCAAAGGTACTAAGCAAGGCAATGTTAGTCACTCGAATGGACATGAGTTCATATAGATTCGTATAATGACACCTCTTAAACGGGGGAATGAAAATCGGATGACGTTTGAGTTGAGCCGAACGTCACTTACTTTTTACATGCTAACGCTGCCTTCAATTAAAAAGGAGTTAGATGATTTGACAACATTTAAAGATTTAGGAATTGAAGCACGTACATTGAAAGCAATTAATGACATGGGATTCGAAGAACCAACCCCGATCCAAAGAGATGCGATTCCAGTCGCGCTTAAAGGAAAAGACTTGATTGGTCAAGCGCAGACCGGAACAGGGAAGACTGCAGCATTCGGAATTCCGATGATCGAAAAAATCGACAAGGATCAAACAGGTGTTCAAGCGTTGATTGTAACACCGACGCGTGAGTTGGCGATCCAGGTCGCAGAAGAATTGAACAAGATCGGGCATCACAAACGCATCCGCACATTGCCGATCTATGGCGGACAGCATATTGGATTGCAGATCAAAGCATTGAAAAAACGTCCGCAAATCCTCGTTGGTACACCAGGACGTTTATTGGATCACTTGAATCGAAAAACGATTCGATTAGGTGAATTGAAAACCGTCATTCTAGACGAAGCGGATGAAATGTTGAACATGGGATTCATTGACGACATCAAAGCGATTCTTGGTCAAATCCCTGAAGAACACCAAACGATGCTGTTCTCAGCAACAATGCCAAAAGCAATTCAATCCCTTGCGAACCAGTTCATGAAGGAAGACCGGGAAATTATCCGCGTAAAAGCGAGTGAGATGACCGTTACGAAAATCGACCAGCGGTATGTGAAAGTTCATGAAAAGGAAAAGTTCGATGTCCTATGCCGATTACTCGATATTCAGGCACCAGAACTTGCCATCATTTTCGGCCGTACGAAGAAACGTGTAGACGAAGTGACGGATGCATTGAACAAACGTGGTTATTCAGCAGACGGAATCCATGGCGATCTCTCGCAGCAAAAACGTGACCGCGTTATGAAGAAGTTCCGTACTGGCCGGGTGGACATCCTCGTTGCAACAGATGTTGCTGCTCGTGGAATTGATATCAGTGGTGTTACACACGTATACAACTTCGATATTCCTCAAGATCCAGAAAGCTATGTACACCGGATCGGACGTACAGGTCGTGCTGGAAAAACAGGAATTGCCATTACGTTCATGACATCCCGTGAATTCGATCACTTGAAGACAATTGAACAAATCACGAAGAAAAGAATGGAACAGATGACGATTCCGACGACGGATGATGCATTGGAAGGTCAACAGCGTATGGCTGCGGACCAATTGACGAATTCCATCAAAAATGAAGATCTGGAGTCTTATTATAGTGTCGCAGATGAGTTGCTTGCACAATACAACCCACGCGACTTGGTTGCAGCAGCGCTTAAAGGATATACGAAAGAACCGGATAAGACACCAGTTGATATTACACCAATCAAACCATTGGATTCCAAGAAAAAATCCAACAAAGGTGGCGGCGGTCGACCATTCAACAAAAACAATAAAGGGAAAGGTGGACGTCCTCCAAAGCGTGGAGGCGGCAACCGACCTCAAAACAACCGTTCTGGTGGAAGTCGACAAAACCGTTCTCACCGTTCTTACAAGCAACGGGTGAAATAAGAAAATTTAAGTAAAACAGGAAGTGATGCTTCATGAAAAAAATCCTCCTGTTAGCGGATACGCATATACGAACTTCTGGGAAACTTTTCCCAGAAGTTCTTTTAACAGAGATGGAAAAAGCAGATCTGATCTTACATGCAGGAGATTTCATTGAATCAAGTGTAGTGGAAGACTTGATGAAGTTTGCTCCAGTCGAAGCTGTATATGGGAATGTTGATTCCGAGGAACTGCAGGAAAAGCTTCCGGATAAGAAAGTTGTGGAAATAGAAGGTTTTCGGATCGGACTCGTCCATGGTCATCTCGGAAAGGGAAAAAGCACACCGGAACGGGCTTTGCGTTCATTCGAAGGCGAGGCAGTAGATGTCATTGTGTTTGGACATTCCCATATTCCTCATCATGAAGAGGTGGATGGGATAACACTTTATAATCCAGGATCAGCGACAGCCAAACGATTTCAAAAGAATTATTCATATGGTTGGCTGACGATTCAT from Pseudalkalibacillus sp. SCS-8 includes the following:
- a CDS encoding Na+/H+ antiporter NhaC family protein, translated to MDGNWISIIPFLVVIPIAMLTKQVLPGILVGLIAGAYLSNPSPIGGIETMLTYLVTALVDKNNIKIIVFLYVFSGLVGMIKIAGGIKGFVEAASERVDTKKEAILLTYVSTLGTFSAPSFRFVTIGPIMRALMKRVSMTKKELGFVIETTTTPIIVLIPIATAFVGYMVSVIELGLHNQNLEGDPYRLFIQSIPFNFFAISIFLVGIYLSFFHHSSDGEQEEPSDEKDEDDWHNCDPAVSLDLPSKPLNLLLPLFVVIILTLALTWYDGAQKGFGFFQAFIKANVLDAMVIALLITTLLTVLFYLFQNFELKMLIESFVFGGNNLMSVILLLSIIWGLASVTEDLGFSAFITENASWIPAILVPPILFLFGSAVSYFIGSAWGTWGIIMPLGISMASMADVSLPLVIGAVFASGTFGSFASPLSDDINTISRILNLQVMEYARFKLKAALIAVGISAILYFGITFIM
- a CDS encoding metallophosphoesterase family protein, whose translation is MKKILLLADTHIRTSGKLFPEVLLTEMEKADLILHAGDFIESSVVEDLMKFAPVEAVYGNVDSEELQEKLPDKKVVEIEGFRIGLVHGHLGKGKSTPERALRSFEGEAVDVIVFGHSHIPHHEEVDGITLYNPGSATAKRFQKNYSYGWLTIHDSLQIETHYF
- a CDS encoding DEAD/DEAH box helicase; its protein translation is MTTFKDLGIEARTLKAINDMGFEEPTPIQRDAIPVALKGKDLIGQAQTGTGKTAAFGIPMIEKIDKDQTGVQALIVTPTRELAIQVAEELNKIGHHKRIRTLPIYGGQHIGLQIKALKKRPQILVGTPGRLLDHLNRKTIRLGELKTVILDEADEMLNMGFIDDIKAILGQIPEEHQTMLFSATMPKAIQSLANQFMKEDREIIRVKASEMTVTKIDQRYVKVHEKEKFDVLCRLLDIQAPELAIIFGRTKKRVDEVTDALNKRGYSADGIHGDLSQQKRDRVMKKFRTGRVDILVATDVAARGIDISGVTHVYNFDIPQDPESYVHRIGRTGRAGKTGIAITFMTSREFDHLKTIEQITKKRMEQMTIPTTDDALEGQQRMAADQLTNSIKNEDLESYYSVADELLAQYNPRDLVAAALKGYTKEPDKTPVDITPIKPLDSKKKSNKGGGGRPFNKNNKGKGGRPPKRGGGNRPQNNRSGGSRQNRSHRSYKQRVK
- the dat gene encoding D-amino-acid transaminase; protein product: MILVQDKLMEQKELHIGMEDRGYQFGDGIYEVIRIYNGCFFGMDEHLTRLERSARELQMSLPYAKDLLKKRLEDLAAVNNVKDGQVYLQVTRGVAERTHHFPDHADGVLIAYTKEAPRPYQKMADGIGVITTEDIRWLRCDIKSLNLLGNVLSKQKAKDAGCDEAILIRDGIVTEGSSSNVFIVKEGELVTHPADNLILNGITRNVLFKIAEESQLNVVEKKFGMDDLLNADEVMITSTTMEITPVVTIDGKPVQDGKPGPITKRLQEKFNLRIHEVQSVEN